One segment of Niabella beijingensis DNA contains the following:
- a CDS encoding N-acetylmuramoyl-L-alanine amidase, giving the protein MFSSKALFRTALLMVVLYACGTSQPARRNVLSNTKPANQQPAQNNGRNPDQTTFTRPEQITKRRPPEERPVVNTKVERRQEPETEAPAATATTYRSPAFYKNITDSIQRVAAKPSYYKMTENLFKEMTVVPDPKNPAVNSQWYTTVNFDVRKPNFVILHHTAQNSAEQTLFTFSISRTSVSAHYVVGRDGVTYQMLNEYMRAWHAGRSKWGSITDMNSCSIGIEIDNNGNEPFSEAQISSLLKLLEYLKDKFGIPQGNFIAHSDIAPSRKNDPSKFFPWKRLAGAGFGYWYDSTNLAEPPADFNAILALRVIGYDTRNQATAITAFKLHYIQNDITPSLTDYDKKVLYNVYKYY; this is encoded by the coding sequence ATGTTTAGCAGCAAAGCATTATTTAGAACGGCATTGTTGATGGTGGTGTTGTATGCCTGCGGCACCTCCCAGCCAGCCCGGAGGAATGTATTATCCAATACAAAACCCGCCAACCAGCAGCCGGCTCAAAACAACGGCCGCAATCCAGATCAGACAACGTTTACAAGACCCGAGCAGATCACCAAAAGAAGACCGCCGGAGGAGCGCCCCGTGGTAAATACAAAAGTGGAGCGGAGGCAGGAGCCGGAAACAGAAGCGCCGGCCGCAACGGCCACTACCTATCGCTCTCCTGCATTCTATAAAAATATTACAGACAGCATCCAGCGTGTGGCCGCGAAGCCCAGCTATTATAAAATGACGGAAAACCTGTTTAAGGAAATGACGGTGGTGCCGGACCCCAAGAATCCTGCTGTAAATTCGCAATGGTACACCACCGTGAACTTTGATGTCCGCAAGCCCAACTTTGTGATACTTCATCATACCGCACAGAACAGCGCGGAGCAGACCTTATTCACCTTCTCGATTTCGCGTACCAGTGTGAGCGCCCATTATGTAGTAGGACGCGATGGTGTCACTTATCAGATGCTGAATGAATACATGCGCGCCTGGCATGCCGGTAGAAGCAAATGGGGTTCTATTACCGACATGAACTCCTGCAGCATCGGCATTGAGATCGATAATAACGGCAATGAACCTTTTTCGGAAGCGCAGATCAGTTCGCTTTTAAAATTGCTGGAATACCTGAAAGACAAATTCGGCATCCCGCAGGGTAATTTTATCGCGCACTCCGATATCGCACCCAGCAGGAAGAATGACCCCAGTAAATTTTTCCCCTGGAAGCGGCTGGCAGGCGCGGGCTTTGGCTACTGGTACGATTCCACCAACCTGGCGGAGCCACCGGCAGATTTTAATGCCATCCTTGCCTTGCGTGTGATCGGGTACGACACCCGCAACCAGGCAACAGCCATCACGGCATTTAAACTGCATTACATCCAGAATGATATTACACCCAGTTTAACGGATTATGATAAAAAAGTGCTGTACAACGTATATAAGTACTACTAA
- a CDS encoding MGH1-like glycoside hydrolase domain-containing protein — MTEEHKRLAANAKKSIPLEQWGPYVSERQWGTVREDYSQNGDTWNYFPFDHANSRAYLWGEDGLAGISDYFQNLCFAVALWNGQDKILKERLFGLGNNEGNHGEDVKELYFYLDNLPTHYYMEYLYKYPQQAFPYEELREQNRTRGKNETEYELLDTGVFKNRQYFNVHVTYAKENSTDIGIRINITNLYSEAAPITVLPLLWFYNRWAHGSNTVIPDISLVNDHTVLAQHNRIGDYYFYFQNADDALFTDNETNFEKLFGRPNASIFVKDAFHDAIIDSKNVEALRNRKQGTRFTPVFRRTVNAGETISIYCRLTNDPKAQPFDDGFMQLFDKRRAEADEFYNAIFPGGVDPGMARVQRQALAGLLWSKQYYHYDVERWLSVSDGITPIIPSRLTGRNSDWTHLKNQDIISMPDKWEYPWYAAWDQSFQCISMAVVDPAFAKNQLLLLMREWFMKPDGQLPSYEWNFSDVNPPVQAWAAMEIYEIEKKTKGQGDIDFLKKVFNKLTINFTWWINRKDLKGDNIFEGGFLGLDNIGVFNRSYHDKGEIQLEQADGTSWMGIYAMNMMDIALEIAVVDPSFEDMVTKFFEHFVLIAEALNDHVLWNEEDQFFYDVLCMRDAPPQPLKIRSIVGLTSIYAVNVMSREVFEKLPDFQKRFNWFKNYRIKNDLFWPNEEKGDGEEMLMSLVQSDRLKALLTRLLDESEFLSDGGIRALSKYHESHPYSVTVNGEVHSIQYDPGDSTSDMFGGNSNWRGPVWIPINFIIIQSIRRLGKFYHDSFLMEYPTGSGNRMNLFNISTELSKRVISLFQRDTAGNRPIYGEYNWFFNQPENQDLILFYEYFNGDSGRGLGASHQTGWSALVAEMISELADKEK; from the coding sequence ATGACAGAAGAACATAAACGCCTTGCAGCAAATGCAAAAAAATCCATCCCGCTGGAGCAGTGGGGACCCTATGTAAGTGAGCGCCAGTGGGGAACGGTACGGGAAGATTACAGTCAGAATGGGGATACCTGGAACTATTTTCCCTTCGATCATGCAAACAGCCGCGCTTACCTCTGGGGGGAGGATGGTCTTGCCGGCATATCCGATTATTTTCAAAACCTCTGTTTTGCTGTAGCGCTCTGGAACGGACAGGACAAGATCTTGAAAGAGCGGTTATTTGGTCTGGGTAATAACGAAGGCAATCATGGCGAGGATGTAAAGGAACTGTATTTCTATCTCGACAACCTGCCCACCCACTATTATATGGAATACCTGTATAAGTATCCGCAGCAGGCATTCCCCTATGAAGAGCTGCGGGAGCAGAACCGTACCCGTGGAAAAAATGAAACCGAATATGAATTGCTGGATACCGGCGTTTTTAAGAACCGGCAGTATTTTAATGTACATGTTACCTATGCAAAAGAGAACAGTACAGATATTGGAATAAGGATCAACATCACCAATCTCTACAGTGAGGCCGCACCCATAACAGTGTTGCCGCTGCTTTGGTTTTATAACCGCTGGGCGCATGGATCCAATACGGTGATCCCGGATATCTCCCTGGTAAACGATCATACCGTGCTGGCGCAGCACAACCGCATCGGCGATTATTATTTTTATTTTCAGAATGCCGATGATGCGCTCTTTACGGATAACGAAACCAATTTTGAAAAACTTTTCGGACGGCCCAATGCCAGCATTTTTGTAAAGGATGCATTTCATGATGCCATTATCGACAGTAAAAATGTAGAAGCCCTGCGCAACCGGAAACAGGGGACCCGCTTTACGCCTGTGTTCCGGCGTACGGTAAATGCCGGGGAAACCATTTCCATTTACTGCCGGCTGACCAATGACCCTAAAGCCCAGCCGTTTGATGACGGGTTTATGCAGCTCTTTGATAAACGGCGGGCCGAGGCGGATGAATTCTATAACGCCATTTTCCCCGGCGGGGTAGACCCCGGTATGGCACGGGTACAACGCCAGGCACTTGCCGGCCTGTTGTGGAGCAAGCAATATTATCATTATGATGTGGAGCGCTGGCTGAGTGTATCAGACGGTATTACGCCGATCATTCCATCACGGCTGACGGGACGCAACAGCGACTGGACACACCTGAAGAACCAGGACATCATCTCTATGCCGGATAAATGGGAATATCCCTGGTATGCTGCATGGGATCAGTCGTTCCAGTGTATTTCAATGGCCGTGGTGGATCCTGCGTTTGCAAAGAACCAGCTGCTGCTGCTGATGCGCGAATGGTTCATGAAACCGGATGGTCAGCTGCCTTCCTACGAATGGAATTTCAGTGATGTGAACCCGCCCGTGCAGGCCTGGGCGGCGATGGAGATCTATGAGATCGAAAAGAAAACAAAGGGACAAGGCGATATTGATTTTCTGAAAAAAGTATTTAATAAGCTCACCATCAACTTTACCTGGTGGATCAACCGGAAAGACCTGAAGGGGGATAATATCTTTGAAGGCGGGTTCCTGGGACTGGATAATATCGGGGTCTTTAACCGGAGTTATCATGATAAAGGGGAGATACAGCTGGAACAGGCCGATGGTACCAGCTGGATGGGGATCTACGCGATGAACATGATGGACATCGCGCTGGAGATCGCCGTAGTAGATCCTTCTTTTGAAGACATGGTAACCAAATTCTTCGAACATTTTGTACTGATCGCCGAAGCATTGAATGATCATGTATTGTGGAATGAAGAAGACCAGTTCTTTTATGATGTGCTTTGTATGCGCGATGCCCCGCCGCAGCCGCTGAAGATCCGCTCCATTGTAGGACTGACCTCAATATATGCAGTGAATGTAATGAGCCGGGAGGTGTTTGAGAAGCTGCCCGATTTTCAAAAGCGGTTCAACTGGTTTAAAAATTACCGCATAAAAAATGACCTTTTCTGGCCCAATGAAGAAAAAGGCGACGGGGAGGAAATGCTGATGTCGCTGGTGCAGAGCGACCGGCTGAAGGCGCTGCTGACGCGGCTCCTGGATGAAAGCGAGTTCCTGTCGGACGGTGGCATAAGAGCTTTGTCGAAATACCATGAGTCGCATCCTTATTCCGTTACCGTTAACGGGGAAGTGCATTCCATTCAATATGACCCGGGCGATTCCACTTCGGATATGTTTGGCGGCAACTCCAACTGGCGCGGACCCGTCTGGATCCCCATCAATTTTATCATCATTCAATCTATACGGCGGCTGGGTAAATTTTATCATGATTCCTTCCTGATGGAATATCCTACCGGATCCGGGAACCGGATGAACCTGTTCAATATTTCCACGGAATTATCAAAAAGAGTGATCAGCCTTTTTCAACGGGATACTGCGGGTAACCGCCCTATTTACGGGGAATACAACTGGTTTTTTAATCAGCCGGAGAACCAGGATCTGATCCTGTTCTATGAATATTTCAACGGGGATTCGGGACGGGGGCTGGGCGCCAGTCACCAAACGGGTTGGTCTGCCCTGGTTGCTGAAATGATCAGCGAGCTGGCGGATAAGGAAAAATAA
- a CDS encoding M13 family metallopeptidase, producing MNRFIKIVIGVAGAGLLFTIATLLIRKKQPPVTPVTNDTPLKPGSDFYNYAFGIQVQNTPWGKDMYGNNFILLQNFNKKALKSILEQACANRKAPAGSAEKRVGDFYAAGMDTVTIEKLGDIPIKYNLAAVDAITSLPDLVKEINHLRTSGIAYPLYGFYVIQDAKNTAVMIPYLGQGGTTLAHRDNYLKMDKRSVELRNRYLKYISALFSLTGASSREASANAAILFDTEKQLAEVQMDPVEMRDINKTYNKFYLEDLSKITPGLDWRTVLAELGIKEQDSVLVDCPAFFIAVARLLKTVPLDHWKLYLKWNILKEAAPYLSTPFVRANAAFTQGPDKGVDTPREEWLSSLTDGSIGELLGQLYVKEYFKPATKARVEDLVANLRKAFEIRIRELSWMGAATKQKALAKLAAIRLKIGYPDKWENYAGLKINRDTFFKNIQNARSWHYHLMISWLGKPAERERWETTPPTVNAFYNPMRNEIVFPAGFLQPPFFDPEADDAVNYGAIGTQIGHEIAHAFDDNGSRFDADGTLRDWWTQEDRKRFDAKAGMLVKQFDSYTVLDRMHVNGKLTLGENIADLGGLNAAYAAFKMTRDGRSTRKVDGFTPDQRFFLSWAQLWREYTDETYLAQMILTDPHPPGRYRTIGPLVNMDAWYKAFNIKPGDKLYKKPEDRIRIW from the coding sequence ATGAACCGCTTTATAAAGATAGTAATAGGGGTAGCGGGAGCGGGCCTTTTGTTTACAATCGCAACTTTGCTGATCCGAAAGAAACAACCTCCCGTAACTCCTGTAACCAACGATACCCCCTTAAAACCGGGCAGTGATTTTTATAATTATGCCTTTGGTATCCAGGTTCAAAACACTCCCTGGGGTAAAGACATGTATGGAAACAATTTTATTCTTCTGCAGAATTTTAATAAAAAGGCCTTAAAATCAATACTGGAACAAGCCTGTGCCAACAGAAAAGCACCGGCTGGCTCAGCAGAAAAACGCGTGGGTGATTTTTATGCAGCCGGAATGGATACGGTAACGATTGAAAAACTGGGAGATATACCTATAAAATACAATTTGGCGGCCGTAGATGCTATAACGTCCCTGCCAGACCTGGTAAAAGAAATTAATCACCTCCGTACCAGCGGCATTGCTTACCCGCTTTATGGATTTTATGTTATACAGGATGCTAAAAATACAGCTGTCATGATCCCCTACCTGGGGCAGGGTGGTACTACGTTAGCGCATAGGGACAATTATTTAAAGATGGATAAACGCTCCGTTGAGCTTCGCAACAGGTATTTAAAATATATCTCCGCACTCTTTAGTTTAACGGGTGCCTCTTCCCGGGAAGCGTCCGCCAATGCAGCCATCCTCTTTGATACAGAAAAACAACTGGCGGAGGTTCAAATGGACCCGGTGGAAATGCGCGATATAAATAAAACGTATAATAAATTCTACCTGGAGGACCTTTCCAAAATCACACCAGGACTGGATTGGAGGACGGTCCTGGCGGAGCTGGGAATAAAAGAGCAGGATAGTGTGCTGGTAGACTGCCCTGCATTTTTTATTGCAGTGGCCCGCCTGTTAAAAACTGTTCCGCTTGATCATTGGAAACTCTATTTGAAATGGAACATCCTGAAAGAAGCGGCCCCCTACCTGAGCACACCGTTTGTAAGGGCAAATGCAGCTTTTACACAGGGACCGGACAAAGGGGTAGACACTCCGCGTGAGGAATGGCTTTCCTCTTTAACCGATGGCAGCATTGGAGAGCTGCTGGGGCAGCTATATGTAAAAGAATATTTTAAGCCGGCAACAAAAGCCAGAGTGGAAGACCTGGTGGCAAACCTGAGAAAGGCATTTGAAATTCGGATAAGAGAGCTGAGCTGGATGGGGGCAGCCACTAAACAAAAGGCGCTGGCCAAACTGGCGGCTATCCGTCTTAAAATCGGCTACCCGGATAAATGGGAAAATTACGCCGGGCTGAAGATAAACCGCGACACATTTTTTAAGAATATACAAAATGCTCGCAGCTGGCACTATCATTTAATGATCAGTTGGCTTGGCAAGCCGGCAGAGCGGGAGCGCTGGGAAACAACGCCGCCTACGGTAAATGCTTTTTACAATCCGATGCGGAATGAAATTGTTTTTCCTGCAGGGTTCCTTCAGCCGCCCTTCTTTGATCCTGAGGCAGATGATGCAGTGAACTATGGAGCGATAGGTACACAGATCGGACATGAAATAGCGCACGCATTTGATGATAACGGCAGCAGGTTCGATGCAGACGGCACACTCAGGGATTGGTGGACCCAGGAAGACCGGAAACGGTTTGATGCCAAGGCTGGGATGCTGGTAAAGCAGTTTGACAGCTATACAGTGCTGGACCGCATGCATGTAAACGGAAAACTGACATTGGGAGAGAATATCGCAGATCTGGGCGGCCTGAATGCAGCTTATGCAGCCTTTAAGATGACCCGGGATGGAAGATCAACCAGAAAAGTTGACGGATTCACCCCAGACCAGCGTTTTTTTCTTTCGTGGGCACAGCTTTGGAGGGAATATACTGATGAGACCTACCTGGCACAAATGATCCTTACAGACCCGCACCCGCCGGGCCGGTACAGGACCATTGGCCCGCTGGTGAATATGGATGCCTGGTACAAGGCCTTTAATATAAAGCCGGGCGACAAATTGTATAAAAAGCCGGAAGACCGGATACGAATCTGGTAA
- a CDS encoding M13 family metallopeptidase — protein sequence MNQTLKIGIVAAGACLLLAGQSALAQKKVKFIDPANMNTSVKPGNDFYEYASGAWVKSNPVPAKETRWGSFNMLRDFNINAVKSILEKAQANKSAAAGSVEKRVGDFYAAGMDSVAIEKLGYAPIKEDLAAIESIKTLPELLQKINALRSSGTASPVYGFYVGQDRKNVTVMIPQLSQGGTSLPDRDNYLKDDQRSVQIREAYAKYITTLFELVATPAEAARANAATIFNIEKQLAAAQLSRVELRDAYKTYNKFSLDDLSKTTPGLDWKTTLSELEIKGEDSILVNNPAFFVTAAELLKTVPLDNWKVYLKWSILKGAAPYLSTPFVQANFAFTQALTGQKIQTPRWQRLSSLTDGNIGELLGQLYVKEYFKPAAKARMEELVANLRTAFGNRIKSLDWMSAATKEKALTKLAAFRPKIAYPDKWENYDGLVIDRNNFFQNIRNANNWGYHFMINRLGKPVDRERWGMTPPTVNAYYNATLNEIVFPAGILQFPFFDPNADDAVNYGGIGAVIGHEMSHGFDDNGSKYDADGTLRNWWTDEDRKKFDAKAMALAQQFDAYTILDTIHVNGKLTLGENIGDLGGLNVAYEAFKMTKEGQSGKKTDGFTPDQRFFLSWAQVWRGNILPEIAAQFILTDPHAPGPYRTIGPLVNMDAWYNAFDVKEGDKLYKKPEDRIRIW from the coding sequence ATGAATCAAACGTTAAAAATCGGAATAGTAGCCGCCGGGGCCTGCCTGCTGCTGGCGGGTCAGTCAGCGCTGGCGCAAAAAAAAGTAAAGTTTATCGACCCGGCGAATATGAACACCTCTGTAAAACCGGGCAATGATTTTTATGAATATGCCAGTGGTGCCTGGGTGAAAAGCAACCCGGTACCCGCAAAAGAAACCCGCTGGGGCAGCTTTAACATGCTGCGCGATTTTAATATCAATGCTGTAAAATCGATCCTCGAAAAGGCTCAGGCAAATAAATCCGCAGCTGCCGGCTCTGTGGAAAAACGCGTGGGTGATTTTTATGCCGCGGGGATGGACAGCGTTGCGATCGAAAAACTGGGGTACGCCCCCATTAAAGAAGATCTGGCTGCTATAGAATCTATAAAAACATTACCGGAACTGCTGCAGAAGATAAATGCATTGCGGAGCAGTGGTACCGCTTCGCCGGTGTACGGGTTTTATGTGGGGCAGGACCGCAAGAACGTAACCGTGATGATCCCCCAGCTCAGTCAGGGCGGCACCTCATTGCCCGACCGGGATAATTATCTGAAAGATGATCAGCGGTCGGTTCAGATCCGTGAGGCCTACGCAAAATATATTACAACGCTTTTTGAACTGGTGGCCACACCTGCCGAAGCGGCCCGGGCCAATGCAGCCACCATTTTTAATATCGAAAAACAACTGGCCGCTGCACAGCTGAGCCGGGTGGAGCTGCGGGATGCTTATAAGACCTATAACAAATTTTCCCTGGACGATCTTTCCAAAACCACTCCCGGTCTGGATTGGAAAACAACCCTCTCGGAACTGGAAATAAAAGGAGAGGACAGTATACTGGTAAACAACCCTGCCTTTTTTGTGACGGCGGCCGAACTGCTGAAAACCGTACCGCTGGATAACTGGAAAGTATACCTGAAATGGAGTATTCTTAAAGGTGCGGCACCTTATTTAAGTACGCCATTTGTGCAGGCCAATTTTGCCTTTACACAGGCACTGACAGGACAAAAGATCCAGACTCCGCGCTGGCAGCGGCTTTCATCGCTTACCGATGGCAATATCGGAGAGCTGCTGGGGCAGCTGTATGTAAAGGAGTATTTTAAGCCTGCTGCAAAAGCCCGGATGGAGGAACTGGTGGCCAACCTCAGAACGGCTTTCGGCAACCGGATAAAAAGCCTGGACTGGATGAGTGCTGCCACCAAGGAAAAAGCCCTGACAAAGCTGGCTGCCTTCCGGCCCAAGATCGCTTATCCTGATAAATGGGAGAATTATGACGGACTGGTGATCGACCGGAACAATTTTTTCCAGAACATCCGGAACGCCAACAACTGGGGCTATCATTTTATGATCAACCGGCTGGGAAAACCGGTGGACCGTGAGCGCTGGGGGATGACACCGCCAACCGTAAATGCTTATTATAATGCAACACTGAATGAGATCGTTTTTCCGGCAGGCATCTTACAATTCCCCTTCTTTGATCCGAATGCGGATGATGCCGTGAACTATGGCGGCATCGGCGCTGTGATCGGGCATGAGATGTCGCACGGGTTTGATGATAACGGCAGCAAATACGATGCAGACGGCACCCTTCGCAACTGGTGGACCGATGAGGACCGTAAAAAATTTGACGCAAAAGCGATGGCCCTGGCACAACAGTTTGATGCCTACACCATATTGGATACCATTCATGTGAACGGAAAACTGACCCTGGGTGAAAACATCGGGGATCTGGGCGGACTGAATGTAGCATACGAGGCATTTAAAATGACGAAAGAAGGGCAGTCCGGAAAAAAAACAGATGGCTTCACTCCTGATCAGCGG